One segment of Candidatus Methylomirabilota bacterium DNA contains the following:
- a CDS encoding HdeD family acid-resistance protein, translating to MLMTLARNWWALVLRGVCAVLFGVAAFAWPGLTLAVLIFVYGAYALFDGVFAVIAAVTARQPGRFPWGMLLAGIAAVAVGVLTIALPGLTALALLYLIAAWAVMRGVFEVIAAVHLRKEIDHEWLLAASGVLAIVLGLFLVISPGAGALALLWAIGAMAIVVGLLEIALGFRLKGLRDRVAQRMTRAR from the coding sequence ATGCTCATGACCCTGGCTCGGAACTGGTGGGCGCTGGTGCTGCGCGGCGTGTGTGCGGTGCTGTTCGGGGTGGCGGCCTTCGCCTGGCCCGGTCTGACGCTGGCCGTGCTCATCTTCGTCTACGGAGCCTATGCCCTCTTCGACGGGGTCTTCGCCGTCATTGCCGCGGTGACCGCGCGACAGCCGGGACGATTTCCCTGGGGGATGCTCCTGGCCGGGATCGCCGCCGTCGCGGTTGGCGTCCTGACCATCGCCTTGCCCGGCCTTACCGCCCTGGCCTTGCTCTATCTGATCGCGGCGTGGGCCGTCATGCGCGGCGTGTTCGAGGTGATCGCCGCGGTTCACCTCCGAAAGGAAATCGATCACGAGTGGCTGCTCGCCGCGAGCGGCGTGCTCGCGATCGTGCTCGGCCTCTTCCTGGTGATCTCGCCCGGGGCGGGGGCGCTTGCGCTTCTGTGGGCGATCGGGGCCATGGCGATCGTGGTTGGTCTTCTCGAGATCGCGCTCGGCTTCCGGCTCAAGGGTTTGCGCGATCGCGTCGCCCAGCGGATGACGCGCGCGCGATGA
- a CDS encoding amino acid ABC transporter substrate-binding protein: protein MRRFALRALTLATAALLAAGCASTGTSSSSAPAGTLDKIRATKTITLGFRDSSVPFSYLDSSRQPIGYSIDLCNAVVDELRRELKLPDLQPKWVPVTVESRVSAVMNGTIDIECGSTTNTLGRQEQVDFSLTTFITGASLLAMPGTDASGDLSGIRIAVIPGTTTEAIIRDVISRAGAASRAQIVAVKDHADGLAALVNKTADVYASDRAILIGLAMSSPDPRQFALLDRFLSYEPYALMLRRGDPAFRLSVNRALARLYRSGDVLHVYSRWFGQWGPPSAITVGMYAIEGLPE from the coding sequence GTGAGACGCTTTGCCTTGCGCGCGCTGACCCTCGCCACCGCGGCGCTGCTCGCCGCCGGCTGCGCCTCCACGGGCACCAGCAGCAGCTCCGCACCCGCCGGAACCCTCGACAAGATTCGGGCGACCAAGACCATCACGCTCGGCTTTCGGGACTCCTCGGTGCCGTTCTCCTACCTCGACTCGAGCCGGCAGCCGATCGGCTACTCGATCGACCTCTGCAATGCGGTGGTCGATGAACTCCGGCGCGAGCTGAAGCTGCCCGACCTCCAGCCCAAGTGGGTGCCGGTGACGGTGGAGAGTCGGGTCAGCGCGGTGATGAACGGCACCATCGACATCGAGTGTGGCTCCACGACCAACACGCTCGGCCGCCAGGAGCAGGTGGACTTCAGCCTCACCACGTTCATCACCGGCGCGAGCCTGCTCGCGATGCCGGGCACCGACGCGAGCGGCGATCTGAGCGGCATCCGCATCGCGGTCATTCCCGGCACCACCACCGAGGCCATTATCCGGGACGTGATCAGCCGGGCCGGCGCGGCGAGCCGGGCCCAGATCGTCGCCGTGAAGGACCACGCCGACGGCCTGGCCGCGCTCGTCAACAAGACCGCCGACGTCTACGCGTCGGATCGCGCCATCCTGATCGGGCTGGCGATGTCCTCGCCCGATCCGCGTCAGTTCGCCCTGCTCGACCGCTTCCTGTCCTACGAGCCGTACGCCCTCATGCTCCGGCGCGGCGACCCCGCGTTCCGCCTGTCGGTGAACCGCGCGCTCGCCCGGCTCTACCGGTCGGGCGACGTGCTCCACGTGTACTCGCGCTGGTTCGGCCAGTGGGGTCCGCCCAGCGCGATCACCGTGGGGATGTACGCGATCGAGGGGCTGCCCGAGTAG
- a CDS encoding response regulator transcription factor, translating to MSEPEATIFVVDDDPSVRRGLERLLRTAGHRVESFASAREFLERPEHDGPRCLVLDVRMPGQSGLDLHDRLVASGRDIPVIFITGHADVPMAVRAMKAGAVDFLSKPFDDSELLGAARQALDRDRKRWTLRRRFGSDAF from the coding sequence ATGAGCGAGCCAGAAGCCACCATCTTCGTGGTGGACGATGATCCCTCGGTGCGCCGCGGGCTGGAGCGCCTCCTGCGCACGGCGGGGCATCGGGTCGAGAGCTTCGCCTCCGCGCGCGAGTTCCTCGAGCGGCCCGAGCACGACGGCCCTCGGTGCCTGGTGCTGGACGTCCGCATGCCGGGGCAGAGCGGTCTCGATCTCCACGACCGGCTCGTCGCGTCGGGCCGGGACATCCCGGTGATCTTCATCACCGGGCACGCCGACGTGCCCATGGCCGTGCGCGCCATGAAAGCGGGCGCTGTCGACTTCCTCTCCAAGCCCTTCGACGACTCCGAGCTCCTGGGCGCGGCGCGCCAGGCCCTCGACCGCGACCGCAAGCGCTGGACGTTGCGCCGGCGCTTCGGCAGCGACGCCTTCTAG
- a CDS encoding MASE1 domain-containing protein, whose protein sequence is MGATALAVCLGYFVGANIGFILRLPPATPSILWPPNSILTAALLMSPPRRWWIYLLAALPAHLVVELPVISPPTLVFVLFATNCLEALIGAAAVRALSDAPARFDTLPRVAAFVVGAGFLGPFLSSFVDAGAVSLWLGEPYVTVWRTRFFSNLITELALVPAIVFVIRSAWSRARYASLSRRLEAGLLAAGIISVAVVYFFGHSDAASPLLGSPHTPVAFFVPFVLWGTVRFGPAGATLTFLMTMMVVIWAATHGHAGFTMPPSPESVLVLQVSLAVSAVPLLCLAGLVEERWRDRTVLADRLRFEELLARLSGAFVHLPSNQMDRTFEVWLERLGRFVDVDRVMLLRLSEDRTAFTVSHAWSMPGLPPPPRTNLVDAFPWVVSQLRREQSLIFLRPGDLPPDAKRDRDSLIEAGTVSKLALPLVGGGRVLGALALVTVGRECEWPEELVGRLQLVTEVFANALARKESEDALRASELMKTAILASLKSGVAVLNGAGEVIAVNRVWTRASPDFHQAPGASVSVGDNYLGVCREAARRGEPHAGEALAGIESVLDGRRAGFSFEYPAGGASPERWYAMSVVPLSRAEGGAVVSSTDITESKRAELEAQRSRQELAHFTRVSTMGELTASLAHELNQPLTGILTNAQAARRLLERARPDLEELRAILHDIIEDDRRAAEVIQRLRDLLRKGESEVSRLDLNALIRDVLKLLGSDTVIRNVSVALDLESSVPVVTGDRVQLEQVLLNLLLNAMEAMAERLGGDRTVVVRTRNADGSCVQASVEDGGPGLRPGTLETVFEPFYTTKSSGMGMGLAIARSIIEAHGGTIWAENSTRGATFHFRLPLGRVGVT, encoded by the coding sequence GTGGGCGCGACGGCGCTCGCGGTGTGCCTGGGCTACTTCGTCGGGGCCAACATCGGCTTCATCCTGCGGCTCCCGCCCGCGACCCCCTCGATCCTGTGGCCGCCCAACTCCATCCTGACCGCGGCCCTGCTGATGTCGCCGCCCCGGCGGTGGTGGATTTACCTGCTCGCTGCCTTGCCCGCGCACCTCGTCGTGGAGCTGCCGGTGATCTCGCCGCCCACCCTGGTGTTCGTGCTCTTCGCCACGAACTGCCTGGAGGCCCTCATCGGCGCGGCGGCCGTGCGCGCCCTGAGCGATGCGCCCGCGCGCTTCGACACGCTGCCGCGGGTGGCGGCGTTCGTGGTGGGGGCCGGCTTCCTCGGACCGTTTCTGTCATCCTTCGTGGACGCCGGGGCCGTGTCGCTGTGGCTGGGCGAGCCGTACGTCACGGTGTGGCGCACGCGCTTCTTCTCGAACCTCATCACCGAGCTGGCGCTGGTTCCCGCCATCGTCTTCGTGATCCGATCGGCCTGGAGCCGCGCGCGATATGCCAGCCTCTCCCGCCGCCTCGAGGCCGGGCTGCTCGCGGCCGGCATCATTTCGGTCGCGGTGGTGTACTTCTTCGGGCACTCCGACGCGGCGAGCCCGTTGCTCGGCTCCCCGCACACGCCGGTCGCCTTCTTCGTGCCGTTCGTGCTGTGGGGCACGGTGCGCTTCGGGCCGGCCGGAGCGACGCTGACCTTCCTGATGACGATGATGGTCGTGATCTGGGCGGCCACGCACGGGCACGCGGGGTTCACGATGCCGCCCTCGCCCGAGAGCGTGCTGGTGCTACAGGTCTCGCTCGCGGTGAGCGCGGTGCCCCTACTGTGCCTGGCCGGGCTCGTCGAGGAGCGCTGGCGCGATCGGACCGTGCTCGCCGATCGCCTCCGCTTCGAGGAGCTGCTGGCGCGGCTGTCCGGCGCGTTCGTCCATCTGCCGTCCAATCAGATGGACCGGACGTTCGAGGTGTGGCTGGAGCGACTCGGTCGCTTCGTGGACGTCGATCGCGTGATGCTGCTGCGTCTCTCCGAGGACCGGACCGCCTTCACGGTGAGCCACGCCTGGTCGATGCCCGGTCTGCCGCCGCCGCCGCGGACGAATCTGGTCGACGCCTTCCCCTGGGTGGTCAGCCAGCTGCGACGGGAGCAGTCACTGATCTTTCTGCGCCCGGGCGATCTGCCGCCCGACGCCAAGCGTGACCGGGACTCGCTGATCGAGGCCGGCACGGTGTCCAAGCTCGCGCTGCCGCTAGTGGGGGGCGGGCGCGTGCTGGGCGCCCTCGCGCTGGTCACGGTGGGCCGGGAGTGCGAGTGGCCGGAGGAACTGGTGGGGCGCCTTCAGCTGGTCACCGAGGTGTTCGCGAACGCGCTCGCCCGCAAGGAGAGCGAAGACGCCCTCCGCGCCAGCGAGCTGATGAAGACGGCGATCCTCGCCTCGCTCAAGAGCGGGGTGGCCGTGCTCAACGGGGCCGGCGAGGTCATCGCGGTGAACCGGGTGTGGACGCGGGCGTCCCCCGACTTCCATCAGGCTCCCGGCGCGTCCGTCTCCGTCGGCGACAACTACTTGGGAGTGTGCCGCGAGGCGGCGCGGCGGGGCGAGCCCCACGCCGGCGAGGCCCTCGCGGGGATCGAGTCCGTGCTCGACGGCAGGCGCGCCGGCTTCTCGTTCGAGTACCCGGCAGGCGGCGCGTCTCCCGAACGCTGGTACGCGATGTCGGTGGTGCCGCTCAGCCGTGCCGAGGGTGGCGCGGTGGTATCGAGCACGGACATCACCGAGAGCAAGCGCGCGGAGCTGGAGGCGCAGCGGAGCCGGCAGGAGCTGGCGCACTTCACGCGCGTCTCCACCATGGGCGAGCTGACCGCCTCCCTCGCGCACGAGCTGAATCAGCCGCTCACGGGGATCCTCACCAATGCGCAGGCCGCCCGCCGGCTCCTCGAGCGGGCGCGGCCCGACCTCGAGGAGCTCCGCGCCATCCTCCACGACATCATCGAGGACGACCGGCGAGCCGCCGAGGTGATCCAGCGCCTGCGCGACCTCCTGCGGAAGGGCGAGTCGGAGGTGAGCCGCCTCGATCTCAATGCGCTCATCCGCGACGTGCTCAAGCTCCTGGGCAGCGACACGGTGATCCGCAACGTCAGCGTCGCGCTCGACCTCGAATCCAGCGTCCCCGTGGTCACCGGCGACCGGGTGCAGCTCGAGCAGGTGCTGCTGAACCTCTTGCTCAATGCCATGGAGGCGATGGCCGAGCGGCTGGGCGGCGACCGGACGGTGGTGGTGCGCACGCGCAACGCCGACGGCAGCTGCGTCCAGGCTTCAGTCGAAGACGGTGGCCCCGGCCTGCGGCCGGGCACGCTGGAGACGGTGTTCGAGCCCTTCTACACGACCAAGTCGTCCGGCATGGGGATGGGCCTGGCCATCGCCCGCTCGATCATCGAGGCCCACGGCGGGACGATCTGGGCGGAGAACAGCACCCGCGGCGCCACGTTCCACTTCCGGCTTCCCCTGGGCCGGGTCGGCGTGACATGA
- a CDS encoding mechanosensitive ion channel family protein, whose amino-acid sequence MDFSTMGQVAVAMITQVGLRILGAIILWVIGRMIISVIVRLVSRSLTMRHVDATITRYLGNILGVILNIGLALAILSLFGVETTTFAALIAAAGVAIGVAWGGLLSSFASGAFLIVLQPFRVGQFITAGGVTGTVKEIGLFVTAIDTLDNVRTLVPNSKIFADSIQNFSTNPYRRVELVAQLDHGVDHREATYRLKERLAKIRNVLPEPEPDVEILTFTLAGPVLAVRPYCNNAHYWQVYFDTNRAIREAFGEAGFPAPEQHFAVRSGA is encoded by the coding sequence ATGGACTTCAGTACGATGGGACAGGTCGCAGTCGCCATGATCACCCAGGTGGGGCTCCGCATCCTGGGTGCCATCATCCTCTGGGTCATCGGTCGCATGATCATTTCGGTAATCGTGCGGCTCGTGTCGCGATCGCTCACGATGCGCCACGTGGACGCCACCATCACCCGGTATCTCGGCAACATCCTGGGCGTCATCCTGAACATCGGCCTCGCCCTGGCGATCCTGAGCCTCTTCGGCGTGGAGACGACCACCTTCGCGGCGCTCATCGCGGCGGCCGGTGTCGCCATCGGCGTGGCCTGGGGCGGCCTCCTCTCGAGCTTCGCGTCAGGCGCCTTCCTCATCGTCCTCCAGCCCTTCCGAGTCGGCCAGTTCATCACCGCCGGAGGCGTGACGGGCACCGTGAAGGAGATCGGCCTCTTCGTCACCGCCATCGACACGCTCGACAACGTCCGGACCCTCGTGCCCAACAGCAAGATCTTCGCCGACAGCATCCAGAACTTCTCCACGAACCCCTACCGCCGGGTGGAGCTGGTCGCGCAGCTCGACCACGGGGTGGACCATCGCGAGGCGACGTATCGGCTCAAGGAGCGTCTCGCCAAGATCCGGAACGTCCTGCCCGAGCCGGAGCCCGACGTCGAGATCCTCACGTTCACCCTCGCCGGCCCGGTGCTCGCGGTGCGGCCCTACTGCAACAACGCGCACTACTGGCAGGTGTACTTCGACACCAATCGCGCGATCCGGGAGGCCTTCGGCGAAGCGGGGTTCCCCGCCCCCGAGCAGCACTTCGCGGTGCGTAGCGGCGCCTAG
- a CDS encoding alpha/beta fold hydrolase, with amino-acid sequence MFRFRRRAGVVSGWVVAALAALSLSACGSFVTVTRVSPEQVGRELSASVLTGDRLSTPTRNVLLEHGLLEAFDKDPVETLARLHKAMVAEDADFDDLFALAELSFRQAQSAQDLTRYLEAAVYAYAFLFAEGHGQAPSRFDPRLRTAADLYNRALTLALAKPDGSEVTPRSGRFALSFGVLDIDMDPEALRVGAYAFDRFTPVADLEVEGLNMRYRRAGLGAPLAASLKSADPDKAPQDFLPAEMNLAVTMLLRIPNVRRTLVDGSLLAGQLDVFLAAEPETITISGERVPLEVEPTAALAYTLAQMPILEREVRHFVGLTTPERTGETLATTAPYRPGLIPVVFIHGTFSSAARWAEMVNRLEADAEIRRGYQFWFFAYDSSNPIAYSALQLRRLLTKALTQLDPVGADPALARMVVIGHSQGGLLAKMLTVDTGNKLWDQISKVPLLELRLSPESRKTLQQSLFVTPFPAVRRVIFISTPHHGSFVAGRQMIANLLRRIVRAPAALAGLGAELALHPELLGGRRFVLPTAVDNMSPRSAFIEALAPIPVAPGIHTHSIISVKGVGPYEQGNDGVVEYQSAHIEPVDSELVVRSPHSTQGVPATIEEVRRILRLHLKEP; translated from the coding sequence GTGTTCCGGTTTCGCCGGCGCGCGGGCGTGGTCAGCGGCTGGGTTGTCGCCGCGCTCGCGGCTCTCAGCCTCTCGGCCTGCGGGTCCTTCGTGACCGTCACGCGCGTCTCACCCGAACAGGTGGGACGCGAGCTTTCGGCCAGCGTGCTCACAGGCGATCGCCTGAGCACGCCCACCCGCAACGTCCTCCTCGAGCACGGTCTGCTCGAGGCCTTCGACAAGGATCCCGTCGAGACGCTCGCCCGGCTGCACAAGGCCATGGTGGCCGAGGACGCCGACTTCGACGACCTCTTCGCGCTCGCCGAGCTGTCGTTCCGACAGGCGCAGTCGGCCCAGGACCTCACGCGCTATCTCGAGGCCGCGGTCTACGCGTACGCCTTTCTGTTCGCGGAGGGCCACGGCCAGGCGCCCAGCCGCTTCGATCCGCGGCTGCGCACGGCGGCCGATCTCTACAATCGCGCCCTCACTCTCGCTCTCGCGAAACCTGACGGCAGCGAGGTGACGCCGCGCAGCGGCCGCTTCGCCCTGTCCTTCGGTGTGCTCGACATCGACATGGACCCGGAGGCGCTGCGGGTCGGCGCTTACGCCTTCGACCGGTTCACGCCGGTGGCAGATCTCGAGGTCGAGGGTCTCAACATGCGCTATCGGCGCGCCGGGCTCGGGGCGCCGCTTGCCGCTTCACTGAAGTCCGCCGACCCCGACAAGGCGCCCCAGGACTTTCTGCCCGCCGAGATGAACCTCGCGGTGACGATGCTGCTGCGCATTCCCAACGTGCGGCGCACGCTCGTCGATGGCAGCCTGCTGGCCGGGCAGCTCGATGTCTTCCTCGCTGCCGAGCCCGAGACGATCACGATCAGCGGCGAGCGCGTGCCCCTGGAGGTGGAGCCTACCGCGGCCCTCGCGTACACCCTCGCCCAGATGCCGATCCTCGAGCGCGAGGTCCGGCACTTCGTCGGCCTCACCACGCCGGAGCGCACGGGAGAAACCCTCGCCACCACCGCGCCCTACCGGCCGGGGCTCATCCCGGTCGTCTTCATCCACGGCACATTCTCCAGCGCCGCGCGCTGGGCGGAGATGGTGAACCGGCTCGAGGCCGACGCGGAGATCCGCCGCGGCTATCAGTTCTGGTTCTTCGCCTATGACTCCAGCAACCCCATCGCCTACTCCGCCCTGCAGCTCCGCCGCCTCCTCACCAAGGCGCTCACCCAGCTCGATCCGGTGGGCGCCGATCCCGCGCTGGCGCGCATGGTTGTGATCGGGCACAGCCAGGGGGGGCTGCTCGCCAAGATGCTCACGGTGGACACGGGGAACAAGCTGTGGGATCAGATCAGCAAAGTGCCGCTGCTCGAGCTGCGGCTCTCGCCGGAGAGTCGGAAGACTCTGCAGCAGTCGCTGTTCGTGACGCCGTTTCCGGCCGTCCGCCGGGTGATCTTCATCTCCACCCCCCACCACGGCAGCTTCGTGGCGGGGCGCCAGATGATCGCCAATCTACTCCGGCGGATCGTGCGCGCCCCCGCGGCCCTGGCGGGCCTGGGCGCTGAGCTGGCGCTGCACCCCGAGCTGCTCGGCGGACGCCGCTTCGTGCTCCCGACCGCGGTCGACAACATGTCTCCGCGAAGCGCCTTCATCGAGGCGCTCGCGCCGATCCCCGTCGCGCCCGGCATCCACACTCACTCGATCATTTCGGTCAAGGGGGTCGGCCCCTACGAGCAGGGCAATGACGGGGTCGTCGAGTACCAGAGCGCCCACATCGAGCCCGTCGACTCCGAGCTGGTCGTCCGGTCGCCCCACTCCACACAGGGCGTGCCGGCCACGATCGAGGAGGTGAGGCGTATTCTGCGGCTGCACCTCAAGGAGCCGTGA
- the pal gene encoding peptidoglycan-associated lipoprotein Pal: MHMRLKPAALVLSLMALALVVSGCPKRPVVPQVAAPAPVAPPPAPAPAPAPPPVMAAPPAPAPPPPAPAPAPVAPAPAPAPAPPPPPADYEPNDNLKSIYFDFDKSNIRPGDAKILDASAAYLKSNSNLLVLVEGHCDDRGTAEYNIALGERRAKAAVNYLVAQGIDASRFTTVSYGKERPVCSEQNEACWAKNRRDRFLSKPR; this comes from the coding sequence ATGCACATGCGACTGAAGCCGGCTGCACTCGTACTGTCCCTCATGGCCCTGGCGCTCGTCGTCAGTGGTTGCCCCAAGCGGCCGGTCGTCCCGCAGGTCGCGGCCCCCGCGCCCGTCGCGCCGCCGCCGGCTCCTGCGCCGGCGCCCGCGCCGCCGCCCGTGATGGCCGCGCCCCCCGCGCCGGCTCCCCCTCCGCCGGCGCCCGCGCCTGCCCCGGTGGCTCCAGCGCCGGCTCCTGCCCCCGCGCCGCCGCCGCCGCCGGCTGACTATGAGCCGAATGACAATCTCAAGAGCATCTACTTCGACTTCGACAAGTCCAACATCCGGCCCGGCGATGCGAAGATCCTCGACGCCAGCGCCGCGTACCTCAAGTCCAACTCCAACCTGCTCGTCCTGGTCGAAGGCCACTGTGACGACCGGGGCACCGCGGAGTACAACATCGCCCTCGGTGAGCGTCGCGCCAAGGCGGCGGTGAACTACCTGGTCGCCCAGGGCATCGACGCCAGCCGGTTCACGACGGTGTCGTACGGCAAGGAACGCCCGGTGTGTTCCGAGCAGAATGAAGCCTGCTGGGCCAAGAATCGGCGGGATCGGTTCCTGAGCAAGCCTCGTTGA
- a CDS encoding DUF4105 domain-containing protein, producing the protein MRRSRTVRAATRGLVAAGAALGVIWGALALYFSGPGPTAARMTVALVFAAAMAALVIWIRPRRLAWPLAGALFAAVLVWWLLIPPRNDRDWQPDLAALAWAEVHDDTVTVHNVRNTVYRSDTDFDVRYEDRTYRLSDLRTLDFMLSHWGAPGIAHTILSFGFADGRYLAVSIEGRKEKGEAYSAIKGLFKQYELIFVVADERDVVGVRTNVRGEHVYLYRVRTPPSGVRAIFLRYVAELDRLRDHPEWYNAVTQNCTTAIRGLTAPVAARSWTGWKIYLNGYLDELAYQIGAVDTSLPFAELHARSLIDDRARAAAGAPDFSRRIREGLPGIGGS; encoded by the coding sequence ATGAGGCGAAGCCGGACGGTGCGGGCCGCCACGCGGGGGCTGGTCGCGGCCGGCGCGGCCCTGGGGGTGATCTGGGGGGCGCTCGCCCTCTACTTCTCGGGGCCGGGTCCCACCGCCGCGCGCATGACGGTCGCGCTCGTGTTCGCGGCGGCCATGGCGGCTCTCGTCATCTGGATCCGGCCCCGCCGCCTGGCGTGGCCGCTCGCCGGCGCGCTCTTCGCCGCGGTGCTCGTCTGGTGGCTGCTCATCCCCCCGCGGAACGACCGGGATTGGCAGCCGGATCTTGCCGCCCTGGCCTGGGCGGAGGTGCACGACGACACCGTGACCGTGCACAACGTCCGGAACACGGTGTATCGGAGCGATACCGACTTCGACGTCCGCTACGAGGACCGCACGTATCGCCTGTCCGACCTCCGCACTCTCGATTTCATGCTCTCGCACTGGGGCGCGCCGGGCATCGCCCATACGATTCTCAGCTTCGGCTTCGCCGACGGCCGCTATCTGGCGGTGTCGATCGAGGGGCGGAAGGAGAAGGGCGAGGCGTACTCCGCGATCAAGGGCCTCTTCAAGCAGTACGAGCTGATCTTCGTGGTCGCGGACGAGCGCGATGTCGTCGGCGTGCGCACCAATGTCCGCGGCGAGCACGTCTATCTCTACCGCGTCCGCACGCCGCCATCCGGGGTGCGCGCGATCTTCCTGCGCTACGTCGCCGAGCTCGACCGCCTGCGCGACCATCCCGAGTGGTACAACGCCGTCACGCAGAACTGCACCACCGCGATCCGGGGCCTCACCGCGCCGGTGGCGGCGCGCTCATGGACCGGCTGGAAGATCTATCTCAACGGCTACCTCGACGAGCTGGCCTATCAGATCGGGGCGGTGGACACGAGCCTGCCGTTCGCGGAGCTCCACGCCCGGAGCCTGATCGACGACCGGGCGCGCGCGGCAGCCGGGGCTCCCGACTTCTCGCGGCGGATCCGGGAGGGCTTGCCGGGGATTGGCGGGTCCTAA